The Macaca fascicularis isolate 582-1 chromosome 11, T2T-MFA8v1.1 genome includes a region encoding these proteins:
- the YAF2 gene encoding YY1-associated factor 2 isoform X11, giving the protein MGDKKSPTRPKRQPKPSSDEGYWDCSVCTFRNSAEAFKCMMCDVRKGTSTRDSKEGGKLVSYSTASLGIRGTLRNRVGGGSSEEKKQAEYLAPGRRRNIVHRGVGPGQRSGPSLKEA; this is encoded by the exons ATGGGAGACAAGAAGAGCCCCACCAG GCCGAAGCGGCAGCCGAAGCCGTCCTCGGATGAGGGTTACTGGGACTGTAGCGTCTGCACCTTCCGGAACAGCGCCGAGGCCTTCAAGTGCATGATGTGCGATGTGCGGAAGGGCACCTCCACccg GGACAGCAAGGAAGGGGGGAAGCTGGTGTCCTACTCCACAGCCAGTCTTGGGATTAGAGGAACCCTGAGAAATAGAGTAGGTGGTGGCAGCTCAGAAGAGAAGAAACAGGCTGAATACCTGGCACCTGGAAGAAGAAGGAATATAGTACACAGGGGAGTTGGCCCAGGACAGAGAAGTGGGCCTAGTTTAAAAGAGGCTTGA